A region from the Cryptomeria japonica unplaced genomic scaffold, Sugi_1.0 HiC_scaffold_463, whole genome shotgun sequence genome encodes:
- the LOC131075479 gene encoding L-type lectin-domain containing receptor kinase IX.1-like: protein MAELCHAPSSLLFFSCVAASFFFMSHAGNLSFAFPPTLNFMLETDAYFEGDKVIQLTKNLSYSVGWAAYNKSVPLWDNSSRALANFSTHFQFSIGTGNNSQSAFGDGVAFFLAPLDLEQALNTSGGGFGLFNTTDSSESFSPVFAVEFDTYKNPWDPDDNHVGIDVNGVLSQVNFSPERVGYIYSGPCDENLKNGKLWHAWVDYDGEAKRLQVFILCNPNSASVSKPSIPILSYDIDLRNNLPPNIKVGLSASTGNAIERHTVISWNFSCEYSWGISAAALPNNPSIGNPAHEKNNSNPVKVNLISVFCSVVALCFLMFLGWRWKVRESIRRSDEVEESDTELDEWFSQGPRRFSYAELSAATRNFSEDEKLGQGGFGSVYKGILPGTGEMVAVKRISQGSKQGRKEYVSEVTIISKLRHRNLVQLLGWCHQKGELLLVYEYLPKGSLDKYIYGEEEDTLDWDRRYSIACDIASALVYLHEEWDQRVIHRDVKASNVMLDSNFNAKLGDFGLARVVERDQVVSHTTVVAGTLGYLAPECVITGKTGPEADVYSFGAVTLEIACGRRPFDSTLLEHNCRLVEWVWDLYGQGKLSDAVDGKLRGNCNSEEMDLLMLVGLLCSHPNPMSRPTMREVIKILKSEVELPYVPLDLPVAVYNNQPLRLDVTSSALQSSLLNEMLSSLNASVLSPYTASSGSVILSSTGLQYL from the coding sequence atggccGAGCTCTGTCATGCTCCTTCTTCCCTCCTCTTCTTTTCCTGTGTTGCTGCTTCTTTCTTTTTTATGTCACATGCAGGAAATCTTAGCTTTGCATTCCCTCCCACCTTGAATTTTATGCTTGAAACTGATGCCTATTTTGAAGGAGACAAGGTCATTCAACTGACCAAGAACCTATCCTATAGCGTAGGCTGGGCAGCTTACAATAAATCGGTTCCACTTTGGGACAACTCCTCTCGAGCTCTGGCGAATTTCTCTACCCACTTTCAATTCAGTATCGGGACGGGCAATAATAGTCAAAGCGCTTTCGGAGACGGAGTTGCTTTCTTCTTGGCGCCTCTTGACTTGGAACAGGCCTTGAACACTTCTGGCGGAGGGTTTGGCTTGTTTAATACGACAGACTCCAGTGAATCATTCAGTCCAGTGTTTGCCGTGGAATTTGACACTTACAAAAATCCATGGGATCCTGATGACAACCATGTTGGAATTGACGTCAATGGTGTTCTTTCCCAGGTAAACTTTTCGCCTGAAAGGGTGGGTTATATATACTCCGGTCCGTGTGATGAAAATCTCAAGAATGGAAAGCTATGGCACGCGTGGGTGGATTATGATGGGGAAGCAAAGAGGCTGCAAGTGTTTATCCTCTGTAATCCCAATAGCGCTAGTGTTTCTAAACCTTCAATCCCAATCTTATCTTATGATATAGATCTGCGCAACAATCTCCCACCAAACATCAAGGTTGGCCTCTCGGCTTCCACCGGAAATGCAATAGAGAGACATACTGTAATATCTTGGAATTTTTCTTGTGAGTATTCGTGGGGTATCTCAGCTGCTGCTCTTCCAAATAACCCTTCCATAGGAAATCCTGCACACGAAAAGAACAACAGCAATCCTGTCAAAGTTAATCTAATATCGGTGTTCTGTAGCGTTGTGGCTTTGTGTTTTTTGATGTTCCTTGGCTGGCGGTGGAAGGTCAGAGAGAGCATTCGCCGGAGTGACGAAGTTGAAGAAAGCGATACGGAGTTGGACGAATGGTTTTCTCAGGGGCCCCGAAGATTCTCCTACGCCGAGCTCAGTGCTGCGACAAGAAACTTCAGCGAAGATGAAAAGCTTGGGCAAGGCGGTTTCGGTAGCGTCTACAAAGGCATCCTACCCGGCACGGGAGAGATGGTGGCTGTAAAGAGAATATCCCAAGGCTCCAAGCAAGGAAGAAAGGAGTACGTCTCGGAGGTTACCATAATCAGTAAACTCAGACACCGTAACCTTGTGCAGCTTTTAGGATGGTGCCATCAAAAGGGAGAGTTACTACTGGTCTACGAATACCTGCCGAAGGGGAGTCTGGATAAATATAtatatggagaggaggaggataCTCTGGATTGGGATCGAAGGTATAGTATTGCCTGTGATATAGCATCAGCTCTTGTTTATCTGCACGAAGAATGGGATCAGCGTGTTATTCACAGAGACGTGAAGGCAAGCAACGTAATGTTGGATTCCAATTTTAACGCCAAGCTGGGGGATTTTGGTTTGGCAAGAGTGGTAGAGCGTGACCAGGTGGTCTCCCATACGACCGTGGTGGCGGGTACGCTGGGGTATTTAGCCCCTGAGTGCGTCATAACGGGGAAGACAGGTCCAGAGGCGGATGTGTACAGCTTTGGGGCGGTTACACTGGAAATTGCCTGCGGAAGGCGGCCCTTTGATAGCACACTTCTTGAACATAATTGCAGATTGGTAGAATGGGTTTGGGATCTGTATGGACAGGGAAAGCTTTCAGATGCGGTGGATGGAAAACTTAGAGGCAATTGCAATTCTGAGGAAATGGACCTGCTGATGTTGGTGGGGCTGCTGTGTTCTCATCCAAACCCCATGTCAAGACCTACAATGAGAGAGGTGATAAAGATACTGAAAAGTGAAGTAGAATTGCCATATGTTCCTCTGGATTTGCCGGTTGCTGTGTACAATAATCAGCCTCTTCGTCTTGATGTGACGTCATCCGCACTCCAGTCGTCCCTTTTGAATGAAATGTTGTCGTCGCTGAATGCGTCAGTTTTATCGCCATATACGGCATCAAGTGGCTCAGTCATATTGTCTAGCACAGGACTTCAGTATCTCTAA